The Fibrobacter sp. UWB2 genome window below encodes:
- a CDS encoding dUTP diphosphatase: MASQTIKIQYLDESIPKLTYVGGKSDWIDLAAAETVTLKAGEFRLIHLGVAMKLPEGYEAHIAPRSSTFKNFGILQANSVGVVDSSYCGANDWWKMPVYATRDVIIEKGSRIAQFRIMEIQPTLTFVEGALDGADRGGFGSTGI; this comes from the coding sequence ATGGCATCACAGACGATTAAAATTCAGTATCTTGACGAATCGATTCCTAAGCTTACCTATGTTGGCGGCAAGTCCGACTGGATTGACCTTGCGGCGGCAGAAACTGTGACGCTCAAGGCGGGCGAGTTTCGCCTGATTCACTTGGGAGTTGCGATGAAGTTGCCCGAAGGCTACGAGGCGCATATCGCTCCGCGCAGTTCTACGTTCAAGAACTTCGGCATCTTGCAGGCGAATTCTGTGGGCGTTGTTGATTCTAGCTACTGCGGCGCAAATGACTGGTGGAAAATGCCCGTGTACGCGACACGCGATGTCATCATTGAAAAAGGGAGCCGCATAGCGCAGTTCCGCATTATGGAAATACAGCCAACGCTCACGTTCGTGGAAGGCGCGCTTGATGGCGCCGACCGCGGTGGCTTTGGCTCTACTGGAATTTAG
- a CDS encoding DUF1302 family protein → MNKHSFLTAITPAIALAAITHFSAPSLYAQETTFNGSLTTKAGVTLANSNDLKHDFVLGQTIFDGTIKTFFDEGMVYVNGQFVHDAISTQASNGMSGFVADDGSFALKLREAYIDWKTGIFALRIGRQIVSWGKADDIQITDVVSPFDESSVVANDYNESKLGVDAVRLSVLTDKAQVDAYYIPFFTPSILPIASKNPLRSRVFPSNVDGLDVYSPYYYDNFDLPKKRLSNSEYALRASLYTSVMDLSLYGFYGWDDTPFFKYSPLMYEDANDDPNLEGFTVSGKYRRMAMVGADAAIPVGDFVFRLETAYFPKRHIQTSADYQIEKSLNEEHSYTSRRRDQLLSLVGVDWTYSFPIIGSLTITAQYISDYVFNYKNYLDRKRYEHQVTLSVEKSFLNETLTVSGSGALEFCACSAAGEVEVDYQLNDAITLSMIGDIYIKGTQGRDGTYGLYRDFSSLTFKGKVSF, encoded by the coding sequence ATGAATAAGCATTCTTTTTTAACGGCGATAACCCCCGCTATTGCATTAGCGGCAATCACCCACTTTTCCGCACCTTCGCTTTATGCGCAAGAAACCACTTTTAACGGAAGCCTTACGACCAAAGCTGGCGTAACCCTTGCCAACTCTAACGACTTAAAACACGATTTTGTGCTTGGCCAGACGATTTTCGACGGTACCATAAAAACGTTCTTTGACGAGGGGATGGTTTACGTGAACGGTCAATTTGTCCACGACGCCATCAGTACCCAAGCATCAAACGGAATGTCCGGATTCGTCGCCGATGACGGTTCCTTCGCCTTGAAGCTGAGAGAAGCCTACATCGACTGGAAAACCGGAATATTTGCGCTCCGTATCGGTCGCCAGATTGTCTCGTGGGGTAAAGCCGACGACATCCAGATTACAGATGTCGTGAGTCCCTTTGATGAATCAAGCGTCGTCGCAAATGACTACAACGAATCCAAGCTCGGAGTCGATGCAGTCCGCCTGTCTGTTTTGACAGACAAAGCACAAGTCGATGCGTATTACATTCCGTTCTTTACACCGAGTATTCTCCCGATAGCATCGAAGAACCCTCTCCGCTCGCGCGTATTCCCGAGTAACGTAGATGGACTTGATGTTTACAGTCCGTATTACTACGACAATTTTGATCTACCCAAGAAGCGTCTTTCCAACAGCGAATACGCGCTCCGCGCAAGCCTCTACACTTCTGTGATGGACTTGTCGCTGTACGGATTCTACGGTTGGGACGACACGCCATTCTTCAAATACAGCCCTCTGATGTACGAAGATGCCAATGACGATCCAAACCTTGAAGGATTCACCGTTTCAGGGAAATACAGACGTATGGCTATGGTCGGTGCCGATGCGGCAATCCCCGTTGGAGACTTCGTATTCCGTTTGGAAACAGCTTACTTCCCTAAGCGCCATATCCAGACATCTGCCGATTACCAGATTGAAAAAAGCCTCAATGAAGAACATAGCTACACAAGCAGGCGCAGGGACCAGCTCTTAAGCCTTGTCGGTGTCGACTGGACTTACTCCTTCCCGATTATTGGTAGCTTGACCATTACGGCACAGTATATTTCGGACTACGTTTTCAACTACAAGAACTACTTGGACCGCAAGCGATACGAACATCAGGTAACGCTCAGCGTCGAAAAGTCGTTCTTGAACGAAACGCTTACCGTTTCTGGCTCTGGTGCACTTGAATTTTGCGCTTGCTCTGCAGCAGGCGAAGTTGAAGTGGATTACCAGCTCAATGACGCCATTACGCTCAGTATGATTGGCGACATTTATATTAAAGGAACCCAAGGCAGAGATGGCACGTACGGTCTATACCGAGACTTCAGCAGCTTGACTTTCAAGGGTAAAGTTTCGTTTTAA